The DNA sequence ATTTGATACTAATGGCCTTTCAATCCACTGTTTGAGTAGCCTTCCACCCATAGCGGTTTCCGTCTCGTCCAATACCCATAGTAAAGAACCCTTTTTCTTTTTTTCACGAAGCGATTCAATAAGCTCTAAATTTCTTTTAGAATGTACGTCTATGCCCATAAAATCATTCGTCTCGTAATAATTAGCTTGCTGGAGATGTTCTAAACTACGCTTTGTTGTTCGTAAAACATATTGAATAAGCTGACGGCAAGCAATTTCGGCTATTTGATCTTCAATTTTAGAAATAAGTTTGTCCGTGTCAGAATGATGAGCTAATTCATCTTCAAATGAAAGCGTAACGTTCATTCGCTGTTGAAGCATGTTTTGTTTATCGTCCGATAAAGTAGATGGAATGACAATTTCCTTAGGACGAAAAGAACTTACTTCATGGATTGCTTCCTCAAAATCACCTGCTAACACCGTAGTAAGAAATTCTCCTGTTGTCATATCAATAGCAGCTAAACCAAGTTCTTTCTCACTATAAGGAGTAAGGGAGAGGAGGTAATTATTATCCTTTTCAACAACAGCATTCCCTTCCATTACGGTTCCTGGAGTAATCACTTGAACAACTTCACGGCGTACAACTCCCTTTGCTAGTTGGGGATCTTCCGTTTGCTCACAAATCGCCACTTTAAATCCATTATTAATAAGCTGGGATATGTATTGCTCAGCTGAATGGTGTGGCACCCCACACATTGGTATGGCATCTTCCCCTTTTCCCCGACTCGTTAAAGTTATTTCTAGCTCACTAGCTGCCTTTTTGGCGTCATCAAAAAACAACTCATAAAAATCTCCTAATCGAAAAAATAAAAAGGCATCCTCATATTGTGCCTTAATTGATAAGTATTGTTCTATCATCGGCGTCACTTGTTTAGCCATTTTTCTCCTCCAAAATAATGATTCTATGAACATATTTTTTCGTCATATTATGACGTGAAATTGTGTTTTTATAATAATATTATTTATTTTCAACACTTTTTTCCATAGAATTTATTATAACATACGTTCCTTTATCTATTAATCCAGCATTCTCATTAATTGCAGCCAAAGCTTAAAGTTTTCTAAATTAATTTTTTCTTCATCAGTTAAATATTGGGTTACATATGAAAATAAGTATTCCGTTTTCTTAATAAGTACTTCGTTTTTTCCTTCGTAATACGCTCGAATTGCCTCATCATTTAAACGGATTTCGGGAATTGTTTTATTAAAAAATATCGTTTCTATCCATATAAACAAAGGGGCGCCATCATCAATATATGTGAACCAGGATGGTAATGTCCGGTATTCATAACCGTTAAAACGATTTAATCTAACAGATCCAAGCTTTCCATACGTATTTCTTCTTTCTAAACTTTTCGGCTGATTAATTGTAGTAAACGGGAGTGTTACTAATGCATCTAATAAGGATGTCGTACGATAAGATGGTCTTTTATTGGAGATATGAAAATGCCCACCTAATAAGAAGCGGCCTTTAGGATTTTCTTCAGCGACGATAGATAACGAGTATGCCTCATTTTTCAATCTATCGACAAGCCTTCTCTTTAAAGTAACAAATTCATCATGAAGCATCGCACCGGTTTTTTTGGGGGTTGCTCTTAATTCAAGAATGGGTTGATAAAATGTTGTCCCCTTTCGTAATAGTGCACGATCTGCACCAATTTTTTTATTCCACTTGTCACTCATAGGAAATGCTACAAAGGCATTTGTCTTTTCATTACGCATCATAATTTCTAAATCTGCCCCTAATAATGACCTGTTATTTTTATTGGTGACACTATCAATCTTTGTAAGTTGTGGCATTTTATTCACATTCGTTTTCTTCACTGAAACAAGTTGTATGTTTTTCCCTACTCTTTGAACGTGAACAGAGAAATTTTTTTCATTAGCGTAGTAGGCGCACATGAGTGCTATGTCTAACATCTCCTGTCCTAAATAATAATGATGCACTTCAGAAATTCTCTTTAATTCATGAAGACCCCATTGGTTAGAAATCGTTTTAATCGCATGTGGAACAAATTCACTTCCTGCCACGATCATATGTACAGCGTTTTTATCCATATTTGCCGATTTAACGCCATGTTTTTTACACTGCTCAATGCCCATATATCATGCACCCCTTGTCCGTTGTGAAAAAAGAAAATAAGGAAGAAGATAGTTCTTCTTCCTACAAAAATACTATTCTTCTAAATCACCCATTAAAAAGTTTGGATCTAAATCTTCAAAGTCTTCATCTTCTACATCGTAGTCCCAAACTTTTTCATCCCAATCATCGCTGACTCCATCTGGATTAACATAAACGCAAACTTTCGTTTCTCCAATAACTTCTACTAGGAATTCTCGTTCTACTTGAACGTCAACTCCTGTTCCATTGGAAGCGATCGTTGCTTCAAGTGTATTTGGCTGCTGAACAGCTCTTGCAACCACCTCTAACTGGTCTGATACAACGTTTTTATCTTGCATCGCAAGCGGTACTACGTCCGTATATGTGACCGTTTCTGTGGCAACATCCGTTTTTGTATTGTTACTGTAGGAATACCATATATTAATATCGTATTTACCTCGTACCTCTATGGCATCTCCCTTTTTTGCTGCCTCGTACTTGTGATTAATTATCCAACACCCCAAAATACTTGTTGGTTGTTGTGCAGGAGTAATGGCGTGACTCGCCTGCGAAAATTTTCTTCCCTTTCCACATACGGCTTTCGTTATAATCTCTCTGTAGTTTAGCTCTCTGTCTGCTGGTGACATACTTTTCCCTCCTCAAACAATTGATTGATGCGCAGCAAACGAAATTTCTTAGAAATCAAGACGGTTTCACTTGTATGATATGCAAGACAAATGACTAATGTGATATAAAATTACGTTTGACTACTGCAACCTATGAAGTTGTAGCAAAAATGGTTACATATCCTTCATTAATACAAGCATAGAAACGAAATATTAATGAAATACTTACTTGAGTATACTTTCATATAGAATTTTCTATGACTCTAATAGTTCAATTATTTATATGTCACCACATACGAAAAGATGAATAATAAATTAGAAAAACGTTAATAACAGCTTATCGAAGTTGTTGTTAACGTTTTCTTATATTAGCAGCGTATCATTTTCCCATGTTATTGAGGAATGTTGCGCAGTCTACTACCAAAATAACGAATATATTAATGTCTACTTTCCTTACAGCAATGCACGGAGCCACCGTTGTCACAATCTAAAAAATGTTCGTTACCGTTGCAGTCACTGAAGAGGTTGACTCAAAAGGTCGATTTTTCAATGTCCCTAAACAATGTGCGTAGCCGTCGCAATCGTTAAAAAGCCTGATAGGAGTGGGTTTCTCCTATCAGGCTGCGAGTATAACTTTAACTTCATGTTATTTTTTTACGTAACATTCTTGCATTCACTAAAAAATCGACTTAACAGCCAGATTGTAAAGGATTTTTTTTCGTTGTTCCTTGTAATAAATCTCCACCTGTAGATTTAATAATCTCATTTGTAACATTGTTTGAAATAGTTGTACTCACTAATTGCAATAACTGGTTTACATCTGTTTGTGATTGCTTAAATTCTTTTACAAGCGGTATTTCATCCAATTCATCTTGTAAAGCGTCAATTTTAGCTTCTGTAGCTTTCAAAGCTTCATGTTTTTGATAATGCTGTAAATTGACAGCTTCTTTTTGTAGCGATTTTATTTTCCCTATAATTTCTTGTACTTTGACATGATCATTAATTTGCAATTCAGCACGCTTGAAGAAATCCACTTCTTCAGTTTCTGCTATCATTTTTGCAAGTTCTTTCGCTTTTGTAACAATTTCTTGTTTTGTATACACGTTCCCCATTATTTATTCACCTCTGCAGTTTCAACTACATGACCATCTAATGACCATGACTTTGCTTCTGTTATTTTAACATAAACAATTTCACCGATGCTTGATTTAGCTCCTTTAAAGTTTACAAGACGATTTGTTCTCGTACGTCCTGCAAGAATATCAGGGTTCTTTTTACTTTCACCCTCTACAAGAACTTCTACAACTCGTCCTTGGTACGATTTATTCTTCTCTGCTGAAATTTCATTTACAAGAGCATTCAATCGTTGTAGTCTTTCTTTTTTCACTTCCATTGGTATATTATCGTTCATTTTAGCAGCTGGTGTCCCTTCACGTGGAGAATAAACATACGTATAAGCGCTGTCGTACTCCATTTCTCTCACAAGAGAAAGGGTATCCTCAAACTGTGCGTCTGTCTCATTTGGAAAGCCCACGATAATATCCGTAGTAAATGATGCATGTGGAATTGCTTCCTTAATTTTCTTTGCTAAAGTAACATATTCCTCTCTCGTATATTTACGAGCCATTAATTTTAATACATCACTATTTCCACTTTGTACTGGCAGGTGGATATGCTCCACTAAATTCCCACCTTTAGCTAGCACTTCAATTAAGTGATCATCAAAGTCTTTAGGATGACTTGTCGTAAATCTCACTCGAGGAATATCAATTTTTCTAATTTCATCCATTAAATCACCGAGACCATAATCCATATCTACTAAGTCTTTACCATATGCATTAACATTCTGACCTAGAAGAGTAATCTCTTTATACCCATTTCTTGCAAGATGACGAACTTCTTCAATGATATCCTCTGGACGACGACTTCTTTCTTTACCACGCGTATAGGGCACAATACAGTACGTACAGAACTTATCACAGCCATACATAATATTTACCCATCCTTGGATTTGACCTTTACGAGCTCTTGGCATATTTTCAATAATATCACCTTCTTTTGACCATACCTCAACAACCATTTCTTTATTAAATATCGCATTTTTTAATAGTGTTGGTAAGCGGTGAATATTATGTGTACCAAAGATCAAATCTACATGTTGGTGCTTTTGTAAGATTCTGTTTACAACAGATTCTTCCTGTGACATACATCCACAAACCCCTACAATGAGTTCAGGACGTTCGCGCTTCATCGTTTTAAGGTGACCAATTTCACCAAACACTTTATTTTCTGCATTTTCGCGAATGGCGCAAGTATTTAGTAAGATCACATCTGCATCATCTGAATTAGATGTAGATTCAAAGCCCATGTTTAACAAAATTCCAGCCATATTTTCTGAATCATGCTCATTCATTTGACAGCCATACGTTCTAATTAAGAATTTTTTTCCTTTACCAATTGCTTGCATGTCTTCGGGAATTTCAAAATCATATAAAACTTCTACATCCTCTTTCCCACGCTTTTTAGCTTGCTTTAAGTCAGGTGGAATATATGTTGTTTGAAAATATTGAGAATAATCCTTTTTATCCTGATCGGATTTTTTGTCCGCAGAATAAGTTTTCTCCCCTACTTCCGTTTGCTTCTTACGTTGTTCTTCATTCATGATTAGTCCCCTCTTTTCTATAATAAATCTACTATTCATTGTTAACATACAACTTATCATTATAAACCTTTGAATAGAAACTAACAATACATAATACGCTATGTCCAACATTATACAGATTTTTTAATACCAGAGTGAAACGACCTCATTAATGTGCCATCAAGCTTACTCTAAATAAAAGCGTTAAATATTTTAATCCTCTTATGAAGCCCGTTGGCAACTCGGCATAAGAAAAAACAAAAACGAGCTTATTGAAGCTCATTTATTAGTTTTTTCTTATTTCTTATTTTTCAAGGAAAGGGAGACTCAATAGGTACAAATCAACCTACTAAGTCTCCCTCTCTAATAAAAAAAACTATACGACTTCATATCCTTCATTCTTCCATGCTGTTGTTCCACCTTCAATATAAGCAACATCTTTAAAGCCCATCTGTTTTAATATGTAAGCACCAAGAGTTGCTTGTCCACCTGCGCCACAAGTGACTAAAACAGGTCTATTTCTATCAGCTAATTGCGGCTCACGCATTTTCTCAGGTAGTTCTAAGTCAGCACGAATCGGTAGCATACCTAACGATATATTAATACTGCTTGGAATTAAACCACAAGCTCCTGCGTCTTTTGCATCTTGTACATCAATTACTAATGTTTCTGGTTGTTCCTTTAATTTCTCACGTGCTTCGGATGACGTGACTCCTTGTACATGTTCTCGTGCTTCAGATAGCATTTGTTTAAAAGTAAGTGCCATTTTTATCCTCCTAAAATTTTAATTAAAAATATGTCCTCAACTAGCTACTTAACTTATTCCACGAGTTATTAAACATTCCTGCTTAAAAAATATAAAAAGACTTAAAACTAGCGTCATAAAGCTAATTTTAAGTCTTTTTTGATTAGATGATCCCGAGCTCTTTCCCACACTTCTCAAAAGCATGTAAAGCTTCTTGTAATTGCTCTTTCGTATGTGTTGCGGTTACGATAGTGCGAACACGAGCAGCACCTTTTGCAACGGTTGGAAAAGCAATCCCTTGAGCAAAAACACCATGCGATAAAAGCTTATCAGATAATTCATGTGCTTTTGCTCCGTCTCCTACAATAACTGGTGTGATAGGAGTTTCACTTATTCCTGTTTCAAAGCCAAGTGCACGTAAACCATCCTTCAAAAATTTTGCATTATCCCATAAGCGCTCAATCAGTTCTGGTTCGTCAATTAATATATCAATGGCTTCTGAACAAGCTGCAGTTACCGCTGGTGGATGTGATGTACTAAATAAAAACGGACGACCTTTATGAATAATGTAGTCTCTTACTGCTTGTGTACTAGCAATATACCCACCGAGTACACCAATAGCTTTACTTAAAGTTCCGACCTGTATATGAACACGCCCGTTTAAATCAAAATGGTCTACTGTTCCACGACCATTTCTTCCTAATACACCACTAGCATGGGCATCGTCTACCATAATTAATGCATCATACTTCTCACATAGCTCAACAATTGCAGGTAAAGGAGCGATGTTTCCATCCATTGAAAATACACCGTCAGTAACTACTAAACGTTTCCTGTAATCTCCAGATTCTTTTAAAGCTGCTTCAAGACTATCCATATCCACGTGCTTATAGATCTTACGGGCTGCTTTTGTCAAACGTATCCCGTCGATAATTGATGCATGATTTAATTCGTCAGATATGACGACATCATCTTTCGTTAAAATAGATGAGAGGATCGCTTGATTTGCAGTAAATCCGGATTGAAGTACAAGTGTTGCTTCTGTATGTTTAAAATTGGCTAACTTCTTTTCAAATTCCTCATGCATCGAAAATGTTCCTGCGATCGTACGAACAGAGCCAGTTCCTGCACCATATTTTTCTACGGATTTTAAAGCTGCTTCTTTCATTCTCGGATGATTAGTTAAGCCTAAATAGTTATTTGATGATAATTGAAGGACTTCTTGACCATTAATGACCACCTTTGCTCCTTGATCTGATTCTATCGGTACGAGCGTTCGGAACAAGCCATATTCCTTCATCTCTTGTAATTCTTCTTCTAAATACTCAAAGCCTTTCATTTTCATTCACATAAGCCTCCTATTTTTATGGATGTAAAACTACCTTCCCACATTTGCCTTGCAGCATGAGATCAAATCCTTTTTCATAATCTTCTAATGAAAAATGATGTGTGATCATTGGTGTTACATCTACTTGCCCTGAACTTAGAAGGCCAGATACTTGCTGCCATGTTTCATACATACGTCTTCCAGTTATTCCTTTTACAGTTACCCCTTTAAATACAATATCATTCGTAACATCAATTTCTACAGGTTTTACAGGCAAACTTAATATGGCAACTCTTCCTCCGTTTGTAACCATTTTAAAACCTTGATTCATCGCAATAGGATGTCCGCTCATTTCACAAACAACGTCGACGCCATATCCTTTTGTTAGTTGAGAAGCTATATTTAATACGTCTTCGTCCCCTGCATTCACCACTGTTGTCGCACCCATTTTCTTTGCTAATTGCAACCTATATTCATTAAGGTCAAAAGCAATTACTTGTGAAGCACCTGCAGCCTTTGCAATACCTACTGCCATTATTCCAATTGGACCACACCCTATAATAGCTACTGTTTTCCCAGCGACATCACCTGATAAAACAGTATGGACCGCATTTCCCATTGGCTCCTGTATGCTTGCTACTTCAAATGGTAATGAAGGGTCATTTTTCCACATATTTTCAGCCGGTAATGCAACATATTCCGCAAAACAACCGTCTCGATCAACACCGATTATTTCCGTATTTGCACATATATGTGCCTGACCGGTTAAGCATTGCGGACAATGCCCACAAACGATATGTGTTTCGGCAGATACGTGATCACCTACCTCTACATTGTTTACTAGTTTCCCTTTTTCCACTACAACACCTGCAAATTCGTGCCCAAAAACATATGGTGGGTTTACTCGACTTTCCGACCATTCGTCCCAAGTATATATGTGAACATCCGTACCACAAATTGAAGTAGCTTTCACTTGAATAAGCACATCTAAATCACCTATTTGGGGAATTGGCACTTCCTTTAATGATGCCCCGTAGCCTCGTTTTTCCTTTACAATTGCTCGCATTGACTTTTTATTCATTCGAGATCCCGCCTTTTCGTGATGAAATCGATGATTAGGAAACATTTTCATTCGTTTAGATTAGATTATATAAAACTATTTTATCACGATTAGCTGTCCTCGTAAACTGAACTGTCCATCATACAAATACATTTGAACACTATACAAAGTTTTTCAAAAAAAAGTCTGTGAACGATTTGCTAGTAGAAGCCCCCGCATCGGCTGCACTCGCCGCACATTGCATAAAGGGAGACTCAATAGGTAAAAATCCACCTTTTGAGTCTCCCTCTTTTTTTATTCATTTACATTACATAAACTCTGCCATTAATTTATCAAATTGTTCTTGATTGAGGTCAAGATCCTGTCTTGCTAAAGGTTCATCCTTAAATCCTTTAACCATTGACTCATAGGATGGTTTTTCTTTATTTTGATAAATCAACCCGGTTACTAGTCCGTTATGTTTCATTAATGTATTCATTGCCTCTAATCTATTCTCTGGATTATAACCTTCTATATCAGAAAGAGAAACTAAATTTTCTTTAAACCAATCATATGTGTTGATCTTATTGAAAGTTACACAAGGACTAAACACATTTATCAATGAAAAGCCTTTATGTTGAATTCCTTGCTCAATCAAAGACGTAAGCTCCTTTAAATCACTGGAGAAGCTTTGTGCAATAAAGCCACCACCAGAGGAAATAGCAAGCTCCATAACGCCTAAAGCTGATTCAATTGACCCCTCTGGTGTACTTTTTGTTTTAAAGCCCATATCACTCCTCGGTGATGTTTGGCCTTTAGTTAATCCATAGATTTGGTTATCCATTACAATGTAAGTAACATCAATGTTTCTACGAATGGCATGAATCGTGTGTCCCATTCCAATAGCAAAACCATCTCCGTCACCACCTGAAGCAATGACTGTTAAATCTTTATTAGCCATTTTCACACCTTGCGCAATTGGCAGTGAACGACCATGAATACCGTGAAAACCGTATGAATTTATATATCCTGATATTCTACCTGAACAACCAATACCAGAAACAACTGCTAACTCTTCAGGAACAACCCCGACATTCGCAGCTGCACGCTGTATTGCGGCTTGTACAGAAAAGTCACCGCATCCAGGGCACCAGTTAGGTTTTACATTGTTACGAAAGTCTTTAAAAGTGGCCATATTATAACAACTCCTTGCATTCGTTGTAAATTTCTGATGGCAGGAATGGATTTCCGTCATACTTAAGAATTGACTGGACATTTTGATAACATAAATTCATTTTCACTAATTGTGCAACTTGTCCAGTTGCGTTATTCTCAACAACTACAACTTTTTTAGCTTTATTCACCATTCCTCTCAACTCTTCAGTTGGAAACGGATGAAGAAGTCTAATATGTCCATGGTTTACTTTTATTCCCTCTGTCTCTAATCTAGGAATGACCTCTTGAATGGTGCCTCTTGTTGAGTTTACACCAAGAATAAGCAAGTCTGCTTCTTCATGACGTTCATCTTTAAAGATCGGATTAGGAAATACTTCGGTCAGTTTATCTAACTTTTTCATTCTTTTATCCATTTGTGCTTTCCTATTAATAGGACTTTCCGAAGGTTTCCCTTGTTCATTATGTTCAACACCAGTTACATGGTGAAGTCCATGCTTCACACCAGGAACCACGCGTGAAGATATACCATCCTCTGTTACTTCATAGCGTTTAAAATATTGACCTTTTTCTAGTTCTGGTAATTCTTCTGTTAGATTTAGCTTCCCTCTACGAATCTCAATTCTATTAAAATCTAAAGGCTCTACCGTTTGTTTACCTAATGATAAGGCCAAATCTGTGACGATAATGACAGGGACTTGATATTCCTCAGCAATGTTAAATGCTTCAATAGCATCATAAAACGCCTCTTCTACTGTAGATGGTGCTATAACGACTTTAGGTATTTCCCCATGCGTACCATAAATCATTGCAAAAATATCTGATTGTTCTTGTTTTGTAGGAAGTCCAGTACTTGGCCCCCCACGTTGCGTGTCAACAATCACAAGCGGTGTCTCTGTTATCCCACTTAATCCGATTGCCTCCATCATAAGTGATAAGCCCGGACCTGCAGAAGCTGTTAAGCTCCGTACACCAGCATAGTTTGCACCGATTGCCATTGTACATGCTGCAATTTCATCTTCTGTTTGAATAACCGTTCCACCAAATTCGGGAAGCTTTTTAATCAAATATTCCATAATCTCAGATGCGGGTGTAATCGGGTAAGCTGGCA is a window from the Evansella cellulosilytica DSM 2522 genome containing:
- a CDS encoding 2-oxoacid:acceptor oxidoreductase subunit alpha, which translates into the protein MINQLSWKVGGQQGEGIESTGEIFSMALSRLGYYLYGYRHFSSRIKGGHTNNKIRVSTQPMNSISDDLDILVAFDQETIDLNHHELRPGAIIIGDSKFSPVLPDGCKAYLFSIPFTEIATELGTSLMKNMVAVGASSALLGVKADDFQSVVEQIFSRKGASVVEKNMEAIKKGMEYFHNEAQDKIGDYELERADGKNRLFMIGNDAIAMGALAGGARFMPAYPITPASEIMEYLIKKLPEFGGTVIQTEDEIAACTMAIGANYAGVRSLTASAGPGLSLMMEAIGLSGITETPLVIVDTQRGGPSTGLPTKQEQSDIFAMIYGTHGEIPKVVIAPSTVEEAFYDAIEAFNIAEEYQVPVIIVTDLALSLGKQTVEPLDFNRIEIRRGKLNLTEELPELEKGQYFKRYEVTEDGISSRVVPGVKHGLHHVTGVEHNEQGKPSESPINRKAQMDKRMKKLDKLTEVFPNPIFKDERHEEADLLILGVNSTRGTIQEVIPRLETEGIKVNHGHIRLLHPFPTEELRGMVNKAKKVVVVENNATGQVAQLVKMNLCYQNVQSILKYDGNPFLPSEIYNECKELL
- the tdh gene encoding L-threonine 3-dehydrogenase, whose protein sequence is MNKKSMRAIVKEKRGYGASLKEVPIPQIGDLDVLIQVKATSICGTDVHIYTWDEWSESRVNPPYVFGHEFAGVVVEKGKLVNNVEVGDHVSAETHIVCGHCPQCLTGQAHICANTEIIGVDRDGCFAEYVALPAENMWKNDPSLPFEVASIQEPMGNAVHTVLSGDVAGKTVAIIGCGPIGIMAVGIAKAAGASQVIAFDLNEYRLQLAKKMGATTVVNAGDEDVLNIASQLTKGYGVDVVCEMSGHPIAMNQGFKMVTNGGRVAILSLPVKPVEIDVTNDIVFKGVTVKGITGRRMYETWQQVSGLLSSGQVDVTPMITHHFSLEDYEKGFDLMLQGKCGKVVLHP
- a CDS encoding RicAFT regulatory complex protein RicA family protein; this translates as MGNVYTKQEIVTKAKELAKMIAETEEVDFFKRAELQINDHVKVQEIIGKIKSLQKEAVNLQHYQKHEALKATEAKIDALQDELDEIPLVKEFKQSQTDVNQLLQLVSTTISNNVTNEIIKSTGGDLLQGTTKKNPLQSGC
- a CDS encoding rhodanese-like domain-containing protein, translated to MALTFKQMLSEAREHVQGVTSSEAREKLKEQPETLVIDVQDAKDAGACGLIPSSINISLGMLPIRADLELPEKMREPQLADRNRPVLVTCGAGGQATLGAYILKQMGFKDVAYIEGGTTAWKNEGYEVV
- the miaB gene encoding tRNA (N6-isopentenyl adenosine(37)-C2)-methylthiotransferase MiaB codes for the protein MNEEQRKKQTEVGEKTYSADKKSDQDKKDYSQYFQTTYIPPDLKQAKKRGKEDVEVLYDFEIPEDMQAIGKGKKFLIRTYGCQMNEHDSENMAGILLNMGFESTSNSDDADVILLNTCAIRENAENKVFGEIGHLKTMKRERPELIVGVCGCMSQEESVVNRILQKHQHVDLIFGTHNIHRLPTLLKNAIFNKEMVVEVWSKEGDIIENMPRARKGQIQGWVNIMYGCDKFCTYCIVPYTRGKERSRRPEDIIEEVRHLARNGYKEITLLGQNVNAYGKDLVDMDYGLGDLMDEIRKIDIPRVRFTTSHPKDFDDHLIEVLAKGGNLVEHIHLPVQSGNSDVLKLMARKYTREEYVTLAKKIKEAIPHASFTTDIIVGFPNETDAQFEDTLSLVREMEYDSAYTYVYSPREGTPAAKMNDNIPMEVKKERLQRLNALVNEISAEKNKSYQGRVVEVLVEGESKKNPDILAGRTRTNRLVNFKGAKSSIGEIVYVKITEAKSWSLDGHVVETAEVNK
- a CDS encoding 2-oxoacid:ferredoxin oxidoreductase subunit beta is translated as MATFKDFRNNVKPNWCPGCGDFSVQAAIQRAAANVGVVPEELAVVSGIGCSGRISGYINSYGFHGIHGRSLPIAQGVKMANKDLTVIASGGDGDGFAIGMGHTIHAIRRNIDVTYIVMDNQIYGLTKGQTSPRSDMGFKTKSTPEGSIESALGVMELAISSGGGFIAQSFSSDLKELTSLIEQGIQHKGFSLINVFSPCVTFNKINTYDWFKENLVSLSDIEGYNPENRLEAMNTLMKHNGLVTGLIYQNKEKPSYESMVKGFKDEPLARQDLDLNQEQFDKLMAEFM
- a CDS encoding putative amidoligase domain-containing protein, with translation MGIEQCKKHGVKSANMDKNAVHMIVAGSEFVPHAIKTISNQWGLHELKRISEVHHYYLGQEMLDIALMCAYYANEKNFSVHVQRVGKNIQLVSVKKTNVNKMPQLTKIDSVTNKNNRSLLGADLEIMMRNEKTNAFVAFPMSDKWNKKIGADRALLRKGTTFYQPILELRATPKKTGAMLHDEFVTLKRRLVDRLKNEAYSLSIVAEENPKGRFLLGGHFHISNKRPSYRTTSLLDALVTLPFTTINQPKSLERRNTYGKLGSVRLNRFNGYEYRTLPSWFTYIDDGAPLFIWIETIFFNKTIPEIRLNDEAIRAYYEGKNEVLIKKTEYLFSYVTQYLTDEEKINLENFKLWLQLMRMLD
- a CDS encoding glycine C-acetyltransferase, whose protein sequence is MKGFEYLEEELQEMKEYGLFRTLVPIESDQGAKVVINGQEVLQLSSNNYLGLTNHPRMKEAALKSVEKYGAGTGSVRTIAGTFSMHEEFEKKLANFKHTEATLVLQSGFTANQAILSSILTKDDVVISDELNHASIIDGIRLTKAARKIYKHVDMDSLEAALKESGDYRKRLVVTDGVFSMDGNIAPLPAIVELCEKYDALIMVDDAHASGVLGRNGRGTVDHFDLNGRVHIQVGTLSKAIGVLGGYIASTQAVRDYIIHKGRPFLFSTSHPPAVTAACSEAIDILIDEPELIERLWDNAKFLKDGLRALGFETGISETPITPVIVGDGAKAHELSDKLLSHGVFAQGIAFPTVAKGAARVRTIVTATHTKEQLQEALHAFEKCGKELGII
- a CDS encoding outer spore coat protein CotE — protein: MSPADRELNYREIITKAVCGKGRKFSQASHAITPAQQPTSILGCWIINHKYEAAKKGDAIEVRGKYDINIWYSYSNNTKTDVATETVTYTDVVPLAMQDKNVVSDQLEVVARAVQQPNTLEATIASNGTGVDVQVEREFLVEVIGETKVCVYVNPDGVSDDWDEKVWDYDVEDEDFEDLDPNFLMGDLEE